The following is a genomic window from Gemmatimonadota bacterium.
TGCGCACGGCGGCCTCGTTTTCGCTGCGGCGCACGAGCCCCGAGATGGCGTTCAGCGTGTTGAACAGGAAGTGCGGGTTGAGTTCGGTGCGGAGCGCGTTCAACCGCGCCTCGGTAAGGTGCGCGCGCATACGAGCGGCCCGCAGCTCTTCTTCCCGATAGCGCTTGTAGAACTCGAAGGCGTAGTACCCGCCGACCATGACCCAGTAGGTCGCCAGATTCACGACCAGGTACGTCCCGAGGAAACTCCGGTAGGTGCGCCACAGGCTGGCGATGACGAACGGGCCGTCGAGCGTCGTGGGCCGGCCCAGCGGGAAGACCAAGCCCCGATTGGCGGTCATGTAGAACAGCCAGCCAACCACCAGCGTGTGCACCGCGGCGACCGCGAACATGGCTCCGAAGTGCACGAAGGCGGCGCGGGCGGAGTGTCCGTCGTCGAACCTGAACTGGCGCGCCAGCCAGACGACAACCGGAGTCAGCGCGGCCCACATCAGCCACCACGGGATGTTGTTCACCAGGGCGGTGGACCAGGACGCCTCGCCGCCCGCCGTGGCCACGTTGACGTAGGCGTTGGTCGACTCGATCAAGCCGAAAATCAGCCAGAAGCCGAGCACGAGCAGCCGCTCGCGACGGCCAAGCTCGATGCCGGCGTTGGATTCGCGCGTGTTCATCGATCCAAACCTCCCCCTACCACCACCCCGATGGCAAGTGTGCTCGGACGGGGCCCCGCCCCGGCGGGCGAACGACAGGCGCCGGCGCTGTGCTCGATCCTCCGAAACGAGACCCCGCGCTGGCTCAGGCCGGCGCGTACTCCATCGTCAGCACGGTCTCCCACGTACTGCCGCCGTCCCTGGAGACTTCCCAGGTTTGCGTCGGGCCGCTTGCGCCCGGTGCGAAGGTCACGCGCACGTCGACGGTGCCCGATCTATGCGCCTCGGTGCCGGTCAACACGATGGCGTTGCCCACGAGCGCCCCCTCCAACTCGACGCGCTCCCCTTCGCTGTCCACGTAGATGCGGTGCCAGAGGCCGTCGCGCGGATCGAAGTACATGAAGGCGATGGACTCCAGGCCAGTCCCGCTGGAGAACTGCTCCTCGAACATACAGCCACGCAGATCCGTGGAGATCTCGGATGAGCCCACCTGAGCGTCATCTGCCATGACCGTCCACGACCCGACCAGGAAGTCGCCCGCGCGGTTTTGCCCCGCGAACTGGCCGGCGTCGCACGCGGTGGACTGGAACTCCGGCGCGGGAACGACGTTGTCGCTGAGCACGTAAATGCCCACGAAGGTGTTCGAGAAGCCGATCGCGGGCGCCTGCAGGATCCCGGTTTGCTGCACCTTGCCTGGTTCGAGCTCCTGCCACAGCCAAGTGTCCAGAAGCACGAGGTTTCCGGCCCGCCTCCTGTCGTCGGTCAGGCGCATTACGGTGCCATCGAAACTCCCCCGGGTCCGCAGATGCCCGCCGGGAAACTGGGTGACCCAGGACTGATTCCAGAGGCCGGTCTCTTTGTCGTAGGTGTTCAGGCTTCGGCCTCTACCGCCGCCTCCGCCCGTCCAGTTCTCCTGCACGAGACACCCGTCGAGCAGGTTGAGTATGATGTTCGTTCCGACCTGCGCGGTCTCCGCCTGATTGAACACGTTCCACTCGCCGACCCAGAAGTCGAACTGGCGATGGAGCGGCTCCATGCAGGGCTGTCCGGGGAACGAGCGATTGAACGCTCCCGCGCCGTAGACCGGCAGGTCCCAGCCCATGCTGTTGCCGACCAACGCCGCATCCGGGCCGTCCGGCACCGCCGTCGGTTCATCCGAGCAGGCAGCGAGTATCGAGAGGGCCATGACCGCCGCGATTGGGGACTTCAAGCTACGCATACAACCTCCAACTCCCGTTGTGCGGCGGCGGGCGGACACGGACGGCAGGCGTGCGCGTCCGCATGTAATCTGCTTTGCCGGGGAGTCAATGAGCGTGGTCGGAGACGCCGGCCGCGCCGCGCGGGGACCAGTCGCGCGGCGGCGGGTCGAGCCGCCGGTCGGGCCACTCGCCTCGCGCCCTGGCCCGGTGCCCCACGCCACCCTAGACTGCCCGCCATGTACCACGGGCGGCAGGACGGCTGGGTCGAGGTCGTCACCGGTGTGATGTTCAGCGGCAAGTCGGAAGAGGTGCTCCGGCGTGTGCGTCGTGCCTTGATCGCCGGCAAGGAGGTCCAGGTCTTCAAGTCCTGCCTGGACGACCGCTACGCGGGCATCGAGTCGGTCAGCTCGCACGACGGCCGCACCGTCCAAGCCGAACCCCTCCTGGACGCCACCGACCTCATGGCCAAGGTCCGTCCGGACACCGCGGTGGTGGCGGTGGACGAGGTCCAGTTCCTGGAAAAGGCCGTGGTGGAGGTCGCCAACGCCCTGGCCGATGCGGGCGTGCGCGTGATCATCGCCGGCACCGACATGGACTTTCGGGGGCAGCCGTTCGGACCCATCCCGCACCTGCTCGCCATAGCCGAGAAGATTGACAAGCTGCACGCGATCTGCGTGAAGTGCGGCGATCTGGCGACGCGCAATCAGCGACTGGTCGACGGCAGGCCGGCACCCGCGGAGGGCCCGACGGTCCTGGTCGGCGGGTTTGAGTCCTACGAGGCCCGCTGCCGCCGCTGCCACGAAGTACCGTCCGCGTGGCGGGATCAGACCGAGATGCTGGCGGGAGCTGGTTAGGCCGGAGTGGTCCCGGAGCCGTGCCTGCGTAGGCCGCCAACGCCCTTCCCCCGCACGCGTCCCAAGTTGCTATTGCGCGACCGCCGCCGGCGCGTCTCAATTCAGCCAACTCGCTGCGAGCCGCCCGGGTGGCCGACTTTGTTTGTGGTGTGGGGTGGCGGCCACGGAGAAAGAGCGCCGCCATGCCACGCATACGACTGCTGGGTGAAGTGGGCCTGTGGTCCGCCGACGAGCCGATCGTTCTCCGCTCGAGCAAGCAGCTCGCGCTCCTGGCACTGCTTGCCGAAGCCCACCCTCGTCCCCTCACGCGCAGGTACGTTCTGGACACGCTGTGGCCCGGCGTCGACCAGGACCGAAGCCGCCGGTCGCTCAACCAGGCCGTGTACGGGATCCGTCGGCGAGTCGGGGCCGAGCTCCTCAGGGTCCGACTGGACCTGCTCGCCCTGGAGGGCGCGGAATGGACCTGTGATCTCTGGGAGGTCGACGAGCTCGTCGCGCACGGAGCGCGCACGCGGACGCCGCTGCGACGGTTCGCGGAGAGCGGGCGTCTGCCGGAAACGCCCGGGTTCATCGACTGGGTCGACCGTAGCCGCGCCCGCGTAGACGCCCACATGGTGTCCGCGTACTGCGCGGAGCTGTCCAAGCTGATGGACAGGGGGCGCTTCGAGGATATCGAGCCGCTAGCCCGTGCAACCCTGGACATCGATCCCTACGCGGAGACCGCCCTCTACCACCTGGCAATGGCGGTCGCGGGATCCGGCCGCATCACGGCTGCGCTGGGGGAGCTGCGAGCAGCTCGCGACATCTTCCGCAAGGATCTGGGCCGTGAACTCCCTACGGCCTTCTCGACGCTGGAGGAGCGGCTCGAGTCGGCGGAGGCATTCGAGGCGATGCGGCGGCCCGAAGGAGAGGGCTCGTACCCCGCTCCGTTCGCCTTCGTGGGGAGAGAAGAAGAGTTTAGCGTCCTCCGCGCCGCCTGGGACCGCATAGAGGAGACCGGTCGCCGGATCATCCTCGTCAGCGGCGAGCCCGGCATCGGCAAGACCCGCTTGGTGGATCGCCTGGCTCGCCTGGTGTCCATTCAGGGTGGCCGAGTCCTCCAAGCTGAGTGCTTCGCCGCTCACAAACGCGTGCCGTTCGTGGCCCTTTCCCAGGCGCTGCGCGGGATCCGGCCGGAAGAGATAGCACAGCTAGACCTGATCTGGCGGCGAGTTCTCTTCTCGGCGTTCGCGCTCGAGGCGGCCGGAACGGACCTGGCTCCGCCGCCCCGCCTGGACCCCGAGGCCGAGCAGCTTCGCCTATTCGAATCGGTGGTCTATGCCGTCCAGGCCGCGGCTGCCCACCGGCCCGTCCTGTTCCTGATCGACGACCTTCAGTGGCTGGACCAGTCCAGCGTGGCCATCCTGCAGCATCTCCTTCGCCGCTGCGAGGAGGAGCCAGTCCTGTTCGTGTTCGCCGCGCGCGAGCGCGAGTTACGCGTGGACGACGAGCTGCGCGCGTTCGTGGCCAACAACCGGAGCATCCATTTCACGGACGTCGAACTGGACGTGCTGGACGAGGCAGCGAGCGAGGAGCTTGTGCGGACCACCCGGAGGGTCACGCAAGAGGCCAGTGCGGAGGAGGTTGCGTCGATCGCTGAGGCCTTGGGCGGTCATCCCTTCTTGATAACAGAAACAGCACGGAACTATCCCAGTGAAGACGGCGGTGGAATAACCTCAAAAGGACGCCGCCGGCCCAAGGTTACACAGACTCTCGACGACTTTTTTCACCAAATCTTTCTTCCGCTCACGAGACCAGCCAAAGAAATCGCGGTCACAATCGCCGTCTGGGGAGACAGTGCTCCGGCCGAAGACCTTGCGACACACCTTGCCATATCCCCTGCTCAACTCTCGGCAAGCATACGGGAACTCGAGGAGGCCGGAGTTCTGGCGAATCTAGGTACC
Proteins encoded in this region:
- a CDS encoding histidine kinase, encoding MNTRESNAGIELGRRERLLVLGFWLIFGLIESTNAYVNVATAGGEASWSTALVNNIPWWLMWAALTPVVVWLARQFRFDDGHSARAAFVHFGAMFAVAAVHTLVVGWLFYMTANRGLVFPLGRPTTLDGPFVIASLWRTYRSFLGTYLVVNLATYWVMVGGYYAFEFYKRYREEELRAARMRAHLTEARLNALRTELNPHFLFNTLNAISGLVRRSENEAAVRMLARLGDLLRMTLERGGDHRVPLEQELELLRVYLEIERVRFHDRLSVEMDVDRNALDGMVPTLILQPLVENAVRHGIAPRLGAGRIRVGAERRNGELVLEVADSGAGFQGDGGRTPDPGAASVAAAATDADGGDMERNEGGVGLTNTRERLAELYGERAVLSLGVAPEGGGLVRLVLPYEPFSGGGAALRA
- a CDS encoding thymidine kinase codes for the protein MYHGRQDGWVEVVTGVMFSGKSEEVLRRVRRALIAGKEVQVFKSCLDDRYAGIESVSSHDGRTVQAEPLLDATDLMAKVRPDTAVVAVDEVQFLEKAVVEVANALADAGVRVIIAGTDMDFRGQPFGPIPHLLAIAEKIDKLHAICVKCGDLATRNQRLVDGRPAPAEGPTVLVGGFESYEARCRRCHEVPSAWRDQTEMLAGAG
- a CDS encoding AAA family ATPase, coding for MPRIRLLGEVGLWSADEPIVLRSSKQLALLALLAEAHPRPLTRRYVLDTLWPGVDQDRSRRSLNQAVYGIRRRVGAELLRVRLDLLALEGAEWTCDLWEVDELVAHGARTRTPLRRFAESGRLPETPGFIDWVDRSRARVDAHMVSAYCAELSKLMDRGRFEDIEPLARATLDIDPYAETALYHLAMAVAGSGRITAALGELRAARDIFRKDLGRELPTAFSTLEERLESAEAFEAMRRPEGEGSYPAPFAFVGREEEFSVLRAAWDRIEETGRRIILVSGEPGIGKTRLVDRLARLVSIQGGRVLQAECFAAHKRVPFVALSQALRGIRPEEIAQLDLIWRRVLFSAFALEAAGTDLAPPPRLDPEAEQLRLFESVVYAVQAAAAHRPVLFLIDDLQWLDQSSVAILQHLLRRCEEEPVLFVFAARERELRVDDELRAFVANNRSIHFTDVELDVLDEAASEELVRTTRRVTQEASAEEVASIAEALGGHPFLITETARNYPSEDGGGITSKGRRRPKVTQTLDDFFHQIFLPLTRPAKEIAVTIAVWGDSAPAEDLATHLAISPAQLSASIRELEEAGVLANLGT